ACTATATGTGCATTACTTCTAAGTTTTAACTCTGATTTGATAAGTGAAGAACACGTATATGTTGAAGTTAGTAGCAGATCGAGTTCGGAAAATGAATTTCCATTTTGTTTTAGTGCCCCTAATATGCTAAATCAAATAAACACAATTTTCTGCAAAACAATGCAAAATTACTGTCTGTAGCATCTTTTTGTGGCATAAACCCAGGGCATCCCCAGCCACATTGGACTTGAGACTAATCCTCCCTTATGGGGCGAGACCACTGCCAACTCAACCAACATCTCATTGGTAGTTTGCATGGAACATTTATATATGTGGGATTATCAAAGACATGTTAAACTTCACTTACATGTCCATTGAAAACAATGTCAACTCCATGTTTATATAGCAATTCTTCCATCTGCACTCTCATGCACTCTGCCTCTCTATAATGATCCTTGTAGGTGCTGTACCAGGGAGGATGCCAAGCAGCTACCAACCATGGTGTCACACTTCTGTTCACATTAAAGAGGTCTCGTTCCAGCCATTTATACTGATCAGCTGCAAACAACAGAACAAGGTGCTCTCATTACGAGGAAATTAAACATCATCGGTGGAtgggaaaagaagaaaagaaagaaacgaCCATATATACAGAAAATAAGAAGGGACAATATGGAAAAGGAGTCGATAGATGAGTTTACATGATTTATCATAGGGCACATATGCACCAAGCATCACAAAATGTATTCCACCTGCATTGAAAGAGTAGTACAATGTTGACCCGCTTTCATCGGATGGAAATGCAAACCGATAATTGTAAGCAGTGAATGTCAGATTATCAGCTTGTTTTTCAATCTCATGGTCCCCTTCTATCACCATTGTTGGAACAGTAACTGTTAGAATCTGCATAAACCTGCAAATAAATAACCCGCCTTCATCGCTGGATTGATCTCTAAATACAATAGAGAAGCTTTAGAAAGAAACTAACAAAAGCATCACATTCCTAGGTTtagttaaataaaatcataagatTATATTGTGGACACTAACTCCCAACAAGGTTTTGGCCTTTTTGCATTTGTAAATTCATAGAGAATCACAGAGTCGGAAAAGTCCATCAGAGCTACCAAAGAGGCAGGTGCTCTAAGTTTAAGTTCCACGCCTACCACACTTTCCATATCGAGCTTAAAGCAGGTTCACCTTAAAGTATAGTAATTTAATGTCTCCTTTAGAGTAGGGACCTCGTATTCTCAACACAACAATATTAGAGAGTTGAAGAAACAGCtttgaaattgagttaaatttcaATCCTGTTTATAATTTGTATGATTACCATTCATTTTGACTATCATACAATCATTTCATCTACTACTACAAAGTTTTCATTCAATGGAGTGAAGAAACTAGTAGGTAATCAAGCAAGATATCGAAATTTTACCTTCCCCAATGGTCCCAACGAGGCTGATATGTTTCTTGCAGCGGAGATTGTGGAAATGAACAATTTTGAAAGTCACATAAAGTTCCATTTTTACAATACAAGTCGGCAAAACTTAAATCCCCAACCAACAAAGCAAGATCTGGATGATTGGCTGCCATGTGACTAATTGTTGTGCTAGTATTATAAGTAAGACCAAGGCCTCCAACCACCGCTACTCTGCTCGGATAGTCCTTGGGTGGGGAAGGCATTGTTCTAAAATAATGAACCTCACTCATTGCTGGTATAGAAGGATCTCCACATTGATATTCATACATAGTATCAGGATCCAACCCTGCAGAAAGACATAACAATGAATCTAATGCATACATATCCCTCCCCTTCATACATGAAGGACAATATTATGTTAAAAACTGCTTGTCTAGTTATGCCTATATTTTCTTCCAGGTCAGCAGGTCTTGCCATAACTTGTCTTTGAGAATATTACATATTGTTACTTTGACTCGGGTTTGACTGTAGGATAAAGGTATATATCCTCATATTCATGTCCGGATATGAAATGGATATGAATATTTCAAGCAAAAAGCAAAGTTAGTTTTGATACCACATCAAGCCTTAGCCAAAGTGTGCATAAATATCTTGCAATGCAATTCAAACACTTAAAAAGCATAAAAAAGTGTCTAGTTCTAGTACCAATAAGAAGGATTAATGTATATTTACCCGTGACAAGAACACGATGTATAATCCCAGAAGTGTAGTTATTGAGGTCTTCATTGGGATATTGTTGACTGTAAATAAATGAACTGCCAGCTGCTAGATTATTCCTGCCTGATTTATAGACTCCATATTGAACAACACTGGCTACACTTTGAGGATCCAATGGTTCTATATCATCACCAATTTGATATTCCCCTGAAATTAATAGTTCATAAAAGGAAAGCAAATGCCATAAGCAAATTTGGGAAAGACAAAGTGGGCAAATTGAACTCCTTAGAGAAAAAGGTATataaaacaaaacccaaatcccTCAACAGTACATCAGCTGGGACCATAAATAGCAAAACATTACTAAATGTAGAGATTACATAAAGGAATGTATGAACTAAGCAAATACCTGTAATCCAAGAAACCCAAACTGAGCTCAAGTCTGAAGAGAGAGAAAGCGAAATTTGTTGAGGCTGAAACTCAATCTCTGGGCTTAATGGAGGATTATCATCAACTGGCAAGCTAGTAACTTGTCCAATAATGCTATAATTTACAGGCACAGTCACCGGCTTGAAGGGTCCTTCAAGGGTTGTTGGAAATTGCCCATTAACTACAAATATCAAGCTTATTAACAGAATCCAACAATGTAATAGCCTGTTTAAAGACTCCACAGCCAAAACCATTATCGGGTTTTTTCTTGCATGGAAAAGAAGCTAGTTACAAGgattaaaaacaaaattcattGAGAAATAAACGGAGAATAATCTGAAAGCAAAGCTGAAACaactgtgtatatatatatatattgtttataaaGAAATGACAACCATgattctaaaattttaacttgGATTAGCAAGGGAAATGATTAAACAGtgcttcaaagaaagaaagtttaAGCGTGGGGACTGGGATTTGAGTGATTGTGGGACTCATTTTATTCCACTATCTCCACCCCGTGAGTCTTTGGCTCCatgcatttatattttttatatataattattcaagctaaaatatatttttatttttttaatttattttatgggTCAAATTCTGGATTTGGTCCCTATACTATCCTAAAATTAGGAATTTagtttatatactttaatttcacatatttttatCCTCTACTTATTAGTTCAACAATTTACACCTTgactattttgattaaaataatgaaatgggttttttattttaagaaaaaaaaatcacttcTTCCAATATCAAATATCTTCAAactataacttttattttatatttgtccTTAAATTTTAAAACGTTCTAATTACATCCCAAATTAACAATGTTATATCAAttaagtcattaaattattgaaactattaatttaaccattagaTGATACATAAATTCTTATATTAcataattttaaatgaaattttttaaaaagataaatattgtcacataatttttaaaattaaaaactaaaaaaaaatagagtgtgaaaaatagtttttataaaagttttgaaaacctcaaaattaaaaattttacagtaTCCATtcttacaatatttatttttcgttaaattttaaattatgtcatttaAAATCTATCCTCTCAATTAATggctaaattgattattttaataatgaaagGGCCTTTTTGATACAACATTAATAGTTTTAGAATGTAATTAGAGTATTGTAAAATTTGaataccaatttaaaataaagatCATAGTTTAAAGATGTTACATgcaattaatttcatatttaataaatTGTTAGACTATAAATTTATAAACTCAGGGACGAAGTTAGAATATTTTTttaggggtcgaaattaaattgtaatttttattataataaaaatgtaaCTTTTCAAGAATTcaatcaatattttattatttttaagggaattaaaatataattttatttttactaatttaaaattttaaaaatttaaaagcacTTTTCCCTGTATAAAATAAACTGAATGATatgatataaaaaaatcaatttaaaaaaataattaatgagcTGCATTGTACAGCCTTAACTattaaaaaataactttgaaTTCAAATGATCCTACACCTTTTATAACTTTAATGCGTTGACAAAAAATGCAAGAATACCAAATATTTTTGGACTCtactaatttttattaaaaatagataaattaatttttgtatattaaattaaagaatattttttttttaaatctcttcTATATCTAttattagaaatttatttatatatattaatatgaggTACACGTGACATATCATTTGTCATTATCCGACTATTCTATCAACTACattagtttttaatagtacaaattgatgaaatttttaataaaaataattaatttactttttaatctagtGTACAAtaactaatttacctatttttaatatatatatataatctaactTGACTAATAATTTTCTCTCCATCCCTTTCATTAAGATCCTAAAGAAATTCATGTAGCATCACAAGGTAACATAATAAGTTGGGAAAGCTATAATTGCATAGATATCCAATTTTAATTGTGCTCATTCATTAAAAGCAATgtgaattcaaaaaattataattttatttctttacaacgttttttaaatatatataatgttttttaataaataaaagttataattttttaaaattaaaatatattaatagcgTCATGTGGAAAAGATTAGGCTTAATGGTGTAAAAAGGCCCTCAAGCatcttcaaaaaaagcaattaagtcccTCCTTTTGTTTTTTACACTCAATTGAgacttgaacttttaaaatgcatcaaaaagtccctaaaattttttcaaacaaGCAACTAAGACAttgctcttattaaaaattagaaaaaattattaagttttaataaaaaaattaaaatttattaaaagatagaattttttttaaaaatcgtaaaaaataaaaaaaattataaaattttataaaaatcataaaaaaaattaacgatCCCTAATTTTTCTAATTAAAGTCATCACATGTCACAACACAAcatgacatgtggcaaaaaatgataaaaaaaataaaaatcaataaaagttatagaaaaattataaaatacttcttttggtacaaaaatttttataattattttttacgaaatttatatttatttaaatttttataattttcttaccaatttataaaattttataatttttttaattcgatatattttatatttttgtatgatttttataaaattttgcaatttttacaattttttctaattcttaataaaattgtaatagttgaattttttattaaaatttaataatattgatagcttttattgattttatttatatatatattaatttttaataaaagcatgGGCTTAGttgcttttttgaaaaaatttgagggtctttttggtgcattttgaaagctcaagtacccaattgagtgtaTAAGAGAGTAGGGGCTTGAATGGctctttttgaaaaaatttgagggcctttttaatgtattttgaaagtttaagtacccaaataagtgaaaaaaaactaattacattttttaaaaaaaattgaaaactttttacattcttaaactaaaaaattaaccCCATTTGATATTTACCCTATATTTACTGTCATAATCAAATATAACAACTTAATTTGACCAAAAATAAATTTGGGTCCTAAAGTCCAACCTCAAGTGTCAAAAGATACCTTTACCCTCTGTTTAACTAAACGCTTTATTAGTATACATCAATTCTCATGCAgtttttgaaggttttttttcCGTTCAGAAGTAATAAATAAgctatcaattttatctttttatccaaaaaaaaatgtACATAGTCCAATAGGATTTGGCACACGTCACCTTTTTTTTCGATGCTTTAGATTTTCtttgaatttgtttaaaattattgttaaattttttaaaagtattaaaataaaatttttagttatagTTTGGAGTCAATTTTGTTAATAATCCTGTAAATAAACACGTCACactattttttaacaaaaattaatcgataaataattaaaatataataatttgataatattaGTGAATATTACGTGAATTTTGAAAGCTGAATGAAGAAAAACAAAGACAATGAGTAGGGGCGAagccaaaataatattttaggggcccggatgaaattttaattttttatagtctatatctttgtaatttgtaaaggattaaatggaatttttataattttagaagggcaaagtacaattttacttttactaatttaagatttttaaaaaaaattaaggcctaaacaataattttacattttaggggggacCAAGGCCTCTGCCAGCCCGCCTAGCTTTGCCCCTAACAATGAGTCTAGAAAAGTTTGTATCATCTAAAACTAAACCTTTGATACCTTTGAGCTTTGCTTTTGGGTGTTGATTAATGAGTTATTCAATGCATATAGTTTTTCAAATGACGTATAATTAaggtaatttttttcaattattctcgtatcatttttttattagcctttcaaaattttaagccttccaaaagttttaaaaattttaattaaacccttaaaaaatttgaaaattttaattaactccCCCAAACATAACACCAAAATCTATCATTTTTTGAACCCATGCCCTACATCAATGTTTGATGCGGtcattgagagcaccaaaaatatcttattccctgtaaaatagcgaaaaagaaatagtaaagggaaagtagggtcgaatcctcagggaccggattatacAAATGCTTATTTTTCGAAATCTtgggcagaatcgtgcccaagaaaacctgcgttcctggaaaaaaaaacagaatttaagaattgattttggaagtgaaaataaaataaaaacagaatttcaagtttactgaaattatgattacgaaaatgataaaaataataaagagagttttaaaagaaaataaatttttatgggAAAGTTCTAGCCTCCGattgtctcattccgccttgggctcaatccttggtttttggatgatccttctcgactcaagtaagccagttatagtggaagaggacgcctaagACCACCAGCTCCtaagattagacttacgatttttagggaacctgactctagtcagtaatctatgctagatcaacgcttctcaatggcgaatcccacgacattttgtctctttggcttgccaacctctgacgcagtaagttaacgaaccgactgtgtaatccttccaaaacatacaaagcggtcgcctttgcatatgctgaaaagcttacttcttaagggtcatggacggaagcgtcagcccgtagtgcggagaaacgatgaatacttggcgagaaggctaagtacggattctaggcctcaagaaccctttttggggaatatttacaactttcggctagatagGTTTTAGTGGCTTATGATAATGGTgggaaagtaaataaaattatagaaaaagaaattttattgaaagaaaaaaattatggaaagaacaaaagacttttggggggagagtgtttacagaaaagatgATCCCCAAATAGAGTCATCACCCCCTATTTATATTACTAGGAAGatagtctaatttaacttaaattctaaaagataaatacatttaattaaagataaataaagataattaaaataaaatcctaaaattaaataatcctgatatttatcttaatattaattatcctaatataaataaaataaaataaaatagagtcttccaaaataaaatctattctatttgcttttaagtccttGTGTCTTCCATGTTCGCACTTTTGACACCATATTTGTCCCATGTTGCATATTGGCCCATTTAATCTCCAAATTGACTctttttcccttgaatttactttttacctccaatttagtcactaaaagataaaaagacataaatacctcaaattagtaggctcaagctcaaaataaacacatgattaatatataaaaacatttcattttagagtattatcaatgTTGTATCAAAATCTATCTACATTTGATAAAGACGTGGCATAAATTATGTGTGTAAATTTATTTTCGCTTTATCGTATTAGATTTAATTGCATTAGATATCCCTAAACTATAACCTTCATTTTAGATTGATTCTTAAACTTCAGAACGTTCTAATTACATCTCCGAACTATCAATGTTAAATAAATCATGccctataaaatattatataacataatttaaaaggaaattttttAAAGAGAAGTAAAATGTTCACGTAacgtttaaaaattaaaaacaaaaagtaaaatcaataaaaaaagtgaataataatttttgtaaaagcTTCAATAACTTTAAAATCAATGATTTTAATAATAGAATGACtttattaatataacatatatagtttgaatacataattaaaatatcttaaaatttaaaattaggtccgtaatttaaaattatttattgcaATTAACTCATCATATTAATTACATTTGTTCGTCAATTGGAGAAGGTGAAAGAATTTATTACATGACTGAAATACTCAATAAATCTAGTTTCTCTCAAAGAAGAGAAAGGATTGTATAAAACAAATGCACCACATTATCTAATATCTCTTTccaattatttaataacatttcaacaaattttttcatgtcattgatatataattttaatgtgttttttttttaacatggACCTTCAACTTTGAACCCGAAACCTTGAACCCTAAACCTCAAACCTTAAATTTGAACTTAAATCCAAATCTTAAATCTTAAACTCTAAATTTGGCCTTTTGGTTTAGGGTTCAAGATCCAGGATTCATGGTTTGAGATTTCGGGTTCAAGATTTATGATTCAAGATTCAAAGTTCaggataaaaaattatcaaaattatatatcattgaCATGGAAAATTTGTTGAAATGTCATTATTGGAAAGGGAAAAAGGACATCATGACACCATTGTTTAATACAATCTTTAATCATTAAAGAAAATGTCAAATGCTTTTCAGGTCATTTTACTTTGACATGATGACCTTTATGGTCTTCCAACTTTACAAATTAAGTTATTTTAGCTCATTATTTATTTTTCGTATCTATTTGTCATTGAGCTTTCGTTTTTTTgttaaatcattataaaatagatgaaaaagttaatatttattaacTTTACTGAAATGatttaacttaaattattaattaattaattgaaataaatttttaaaaaatttacatatttactaTTCAAGTTTAATTACGtaattaactaataaaaagaaCTTTAAAAAAGAACTTACACACTTACAAGTATAAAACTCGaagataatattttaaaattccaaaatttggaaaaatacattttaaaaaatgtCATCAGTTTTGACCCTTTGTCCCCAAAAGTTCTAAAGTTAAGCCTAAAAGCTCACAtctaattgattaaattaataatttcaatttaattgtattttattttttagtaaattttatcattagtcactaaattatgagtaaaatttTGTTTCagtcacttaattaaaaatagttccaatttggtcactaaacttcttgaaattattatttttctgacACACTTTTAGCTAGAATAATAACCAAAAATACTTTGTATAGTACCTAACAAGTTATTGGGTGTTCTTTTAATGGTTTCAGTAACCACGGGATTATTACTAGTATcatttttggaaaataaattctaaaatccATTTCGTCGTCCAGCATCAGCAACTGTTTTTTGTATTGATATTGCAGTAGCCCTTCGATTGGGTATCGGAGTAATATTACCAATTGATAAATtcctaactttaattttttttaattggattaattaaaaaatatatcattaaTGTAATgacagcaaaaaaataaaaaataaaagctttattttagaaaaatcccaTCTGTCCATTCATTATCCATTGATGCAACACAAATGGCAAATATATGGAACGCAAATTTCTAAGTTGAATGAAACCCGGTTCATGCACAACAAGTACTCCCACTTAAATCTATACTAG
This window of the Gossypium hirsutum isolate 1008001.06 chromosome A09, Gossypium_hirsutum_v2.1, whole genome shotgun sequence genome carries:
- the LOC107890491 gene encoding purple acid phosphatase 15 isoform X1, whose translation is MVLAVESLNRLLHCWILLISLIFVVNGQFPTTLEGPFKPVTVPVNYSIIGQVTSLPVDDNPPLSPEIEFQPQQISLSLSSDLSSVWVSWITGEYQIGDDIEPLDPQSVASVVQYGVYKSGRNNLAAGSSFIYSQQYPNEDLNNYTSGIIHRVLVTGLDPDTMYEYQCGDPSIPAMSEVHYFRTMPSPPKDYPSRVAVVGGLGLTYNTSTTISHMAANHPDLALLVGDLSFADLYCKNGTLCDFQNCSFPQSPLQETYQPRWDHWGRFMQILTVTVPTMVIEGDHEIEKQADNLTFTAYNYRFAFPSDESGSTLYYSFNAGGIHFVMLGAYVPYDKSSDQYKWLERDLFNVNRSVTPWLVAAWHPPWYSTYKDHYREAECMRVQMEELLYKHGVDIVFNGHVKAYERSNRVYNYTLDPCGPVHITVGSGGNEMNLTLEHADEPGNCPDPSNTPDRFMGGFCGFNFTSGPAAGNFCWNEQPEYSAYRESSFGYGILEVKNQTHALWMWYRNQDRYSVGADGIYIVRQPDRCPS
- the LOC107890491 gene encoding purple acid phosphatase 15 isoform X2 codes for the protein MVLAVESLNRLLHCWILLISLIFVVNGQFPTTLEGPFKPVTVPVNYSIIGQVTSLPVDDNPPLSPEIEFQPQQISLSLSSDLSSVWVSWITGEYQIGDDIEPLDPQSVASVVQYGVYKSGRNNLAAGSSFIYSQQYPNEDLNNYTSGIIHRVLVTGLDPDTMYEYQCGDPSIPAMSEVHYFRTMPSPPKDYPSRVAVVGGLGLTYNTSTTISHMAANHPDLALLVGDLSFADLYCKNGTLCDFQNCSFPQSPLQETYQPRWDHWGRFMQILTVTVPTMVIEGDHEIEKQADNLTFTAYNYRFAFPSDESGSTLYYSFNAADQYKWLERDLFNVNRSVTPWLVAAWHPPWYSTYKDHYREAECMRVQMEELLYKHGVDIVFNGHVKAYERSNRVYNYTLDPCGPVHITVGSGGNEMNLTLEHADEPGNCPDPSNTPDRFMGGFCGFNFTSGPAAGNFCWNEQPEYSAYRESSFGYGILEVKNQTHALWMWYRNQDRYSVGADGIYIVRQPDRCPS